From Amycolatopsis sp. YIM 10, the proteins below share one genomic window:
- a CDS encoding MMPL family transporter: MVERIAGWSAAHRGKAIAGWFALVALTVAISFLATGPDAPNTDPGESGRAQTALRAETAEEPVREYVLVQAIAPADPDAALADLASSLRQREEVTAVRSPADPDAGNLISADGRSYLVTFQLSGPDERTPAQARAATETVDAVAARHPDVRVLQAGDRSLTRAVDEAIKNDLSQSHLLSLPITLLILIVVFGSLLAAGLPVLLTLSVVAATFALLGVIGKVVPFNSAGSALVLLIGVAVGVDYSLFVLRRHREERHAGRSTADALRVTARTSGRVVVFSGLTVVLCLMGLLFTGLGVFRGLTIGTALVVGLAMLGAVTVLPALLSLLGDRVDALSLPWFGRGRTAARESRAWASIATAVVRRPLAWGGLATLALLLTAAPALEMHLQDAAITQSLPREVPAVDAALRMGEAFPGMPTPARVVLWNQTGDLTPALGELRERVAASGGRLFEPVITTPVGDTTVVRVPLAGAGTDRQSNEALEYLRDEVLPATFDGKAEYAVGGRTATPYDFTQRITERSPYVFAFVLVLAFVLLGLAFRSIAIALVSIALNLLSIGAAYGVLTWVFQYGNLADLLGFTSYGGVVGWLPLFIFVLLFGLSMDYHIFILSRIRERFTPGHARSAIVSGIGASSGVVTSAAVIMIAVFAVFLTLTAIEYKMLGLGMAVAVFVDATVVRGVLLPATLSLLGDRAWANRANSPR; the protein is encoded by the coding sequence GTGGTGGAAAGAATCGCCGGCTGGTCGGCGGCCCACCGCGGCAAGGCGATCGCCGGCTGGTTCGCGCTGGTCGCGCTCACCGTGGCGATCAGTTTCCTGGCCACCGGCCCGGACGCCCCCAACACCGATCCCGGCGAGTCCGGCCGCGCGCAGACCGCGCTGCGCGCCGAAACCGCCGAGGAACCCGTGCGGGAATACGTGCTGGTGCAAGCGATTGCGCCCGCCGATCCGGACGCGGCACTCGCGGATCTGGCCTCGTCGCTGAGGCAACGCGAGGAGGTCACCGCCGTCCGGTCACCCGCTGATCCGGACGCCGGGAACCTGATCTCCGCCGACGGCCGGTCGTACCTGGTCACCTTCCAGCTCAGCGGACCGGACGAACGGACCCCGGCGCAGGCACGCGCCGCCACCGAAACCGTCGACGCGGTCGCCGCCCGGCATCCGGACGTCCGGGTGCTGCAGGCGGGTGATCGCAGCCTGACCCGCGCGGTCGACGAGGCGATCAAGAACGACCTCAGCCAGTCGCACCTGCTGTCGTTGCCGATCACGCTGCTGATCCTGATCGTGGTGTTCGGTTCCCTGCTGGCCGCCGGACTGCCGGTGCTGCTGACGCTGAGCGTGGTCGCCGCGACCTTCGCGCTGCTCGGCGTGATCGGCAAGGTGGTGCCGTTCAACAGCGCGGGATCGGCGCTGGTGCTGCTGATCGGGGTCGCGGTCGGGGTGGACTACTCCTTGTTCGTGTTGCGGCGCCATCGGGAGGAACGGCACGCCGGGCGCTCCACCGCCGACGCGCTGCGTGTCACCGCGCGCACTTCCGGCCGGGTGGTGGTGTTCTCCGGGCTGACCGTGGTGCTGTGCCTGATGGGGTTGCTGTTCACCGGGCTCGGGGTGTTCCGCGGCTTGACCATCGGCACCGCGCTGGTGGTCGGGCTGGCCATGCTCGGCGCGGTGACCGTGCTGCCCGCACTGCTTTCCCTGCTGGGCGACCGGGTCGACGCGCTGAGCCTGCCGTGGTTCGGCCGCGGCCGGACGGCGGCGCGGGAATCGCGGGCCTGGGCTTCGATCGCGACGGCCGTGGTGCGGCGCCCGCTCGCGTGGGGCGGGCTGGCCACGCTCGCGCTGTTGCTGACCGCCGCCCCAGCACTGGAAATGCACCTCCAGGACGCGGCGATCACACAGAGCTTGCCGCGCGAGGTGCCCGCCGTGGACGCGGCGCTGAGAATGGGCGAAGCGTTCCCCGGAATGCCGACGCCGGCGCGGGTGGTGCTGTGGAACCAGACCGGCGACCTGACCCCGGCGCTCGGTGAACTGCGGGAGCGGGTGGCGGCAAGCGGTGGCAGGCTGTTCGAGCCGGTGATCACGACCCCGGTCGGCGACACCACGGTGGTGCGCGTCCCACTGGCCGGCGCGGGCACCGATCGCCAATCGAACGAAGCGCTCGAATACCTGCGCGACGAGGTACTGCCCGCGACCTTCGACGGCAAGGCGGAGTACGCGGTCGGCGGCCGCACCGCCACCCCGTACGACTTCACCCAGCGGATAACCGAGCGGAGCCCGTATGTCTTCGCTTTTGTGCTGGTGCTGGCGTTCGTGTTGCTGGGGCTGGCTTTCCGCTCGATCGCCATCGCGCTGGTGTCGATCGCGCTGAACCTGCTCTCGATCGGCGCCGCCTACGGAGTGCTGACCTGGGTGTTCCAATACGGAAACCTGGCGGACCTGCTCGGTTTCACCTCGTACGGCGGAGTGGTCGGCTGGTTGCCGCTGTTCATCTTCGTGCTGCTGTTCGGGTTGAGCATGGATTACCACATCTTCATCCTGAGCCGGATCCGCGAACGCTTCACCCCTGGCCACGCGCGCTCGGCGATCGTCAGCGGGATCGGCGCCAGTTCCGGCGTGGTCACCAGCGCGGCGGTGATCATGATCGCGGTGTTCGCGGTATTCCTCACGCTGACCGCGATCGAGTACAAAATGCTCGGCCTGGGAATGGCGGTGGCCGTCTTCGTCGATGCCACCGTGGTACGGGGCGTCCTGCTCCCCGCCACCCTTTCCCTGCTCGGCGACCGGGCGTGGGCTAACCGGGCGAATTCCCCGCGGTGA
- a CDS encoding Lsr2 family protein, whose product MAQKVLVEMIDDIDGEIATQTVPFGLDGVSYEIDLSDDNAANLRDELARFIAAGRRTGGRKVRLATGESASSSSGADRERARQVREWARENGYQVSERGRISAEITEAFEEAQRKPAAAKAPRKRAARKKVAAK is encoded by the coding sequence ATGGCGCAGAAGGTTCTGGTCGAGATGATCGACGACATCGACGGCGAGATCGCCACCCAGACCGTGCCGTTCGGTTTGGACGGTGTGTCCTACGAGATCGACCTGTCCGACGACAACGCCGCCAACCTCCGCGATGAACTCGCGCGTTTCATCGCGGCCGGGCGGCGTACCGGCGGCCGCAAGGTGCGCCTGGCCACCGGTGAGTCGGCTTCCTCCTCCAGCGGGGCCGACCGGGAGCGGGCCCGTCAGGTCCGCGAGTGGGCCAGGGAGAACGGTTACCAGGTCTCCGAGCGCGGCCGGATCTCGGCCGAGATCACCGAGGCCTTCGAGGAGGCGCAGCGCAAGCCGGCGGCCGCCAAGGCCCCGCGCAAGCGCGCCGCCCGCAAGAAGGTCGCGGCGAAGTAG
- a CDS encoding ArsR family transcriptional regulator, producing MSTTGDELVRVLATLANPHRVRVVAMLARKRYYVSELARELGISRALLQVHLRKLEAAGLVTAQLELSDDGKAMKFYEVTAFAYELTPHSVAAAAETLSEREKGTGE from the coding sequence GTGAGCACCACCGGGGACGAGCTGGTGCGCGTGCTGGCGACGCTGGCCAACCCGCATCGCGTGCGTGTGGTCGCCATGCTCGCGCGGAAGCGGTACTACGTCAGCGAACTGGCGCGCGAGCTGGGGATCAGCCGCGCGCTGCTGCAGGTGCACCTGCGCAAGCTCGAAGCGGCCGGGCTGGTCACCGCACAGCTGGAGCTGTCGGACGACGGCAAGGCGATGAAGTTCTACGAAGTCACGGCGTTCGCCTACGAGCTGACGCCGCATTCCGTCGCGGCCGCGGCCGAAACGCTGAGCGAGCGCGAGAAGGGAACCGGGGAATGA
- a CDS encoding S9 family peptidase, with the protein MKRALVLVTLLAAALTVAPGGASATPESGRRGYTGWLDGAEYRVEMPEHWNGSLVLYSHPYYVPGIPPGIGLANRPETENWLLDRGYALAASDFTGRYGAVYDQGPRDQLTLLDWFEANVGKPGRTIALGSSMGAALSVRLAEENPDRIDGVAALCGPLDLAASWNLSLDVTFAIRTLLAPDSDIDLVRPRDPATAAQALQTAVDEALVTPEGRARLALAGAVGNVPSWNSAFHPEPDALADRVRQMAELASVHIWGFGPTSRVDLEHRAGGNPSWNTGIDYGRQLAKSEQRELVREAYRAAGLDVGPDLARLAEAPRVAADPAAVAWMDRHGVPDGVTPAPVVTLHNTADAAVAEHERWYSGRVRRYGAPERLRQLYADRATHCAFTPAEEIVTLRVLFERIETGRWPELSPRALNAQAGRLGGEYGTVYDYPTNSYGPAAPAFTRFTPSPPLRPSS; encoded by the coding sequence GGCGGCGCATCGGCGACGCCCGAAAGCGGGCGTCGCGGTTACACCGGATGGCTCGACGGTGCGGAGTACCGGGTGGAAATGCCCGAGCACTGGAACGGTTCACTGGTGCTCTACAGCCATCCGTACTACGTGCCGGGAATACCACCCGGAATCGGACTGGCGAACCGGCCGGAAACGGAGAACTGGCTGCTCGACCGCGGTTACGCGCTGGCCGCTTCGGATTTCACCGGCCGCTACGGCGCGGTCTACGACCAGGGACCGCGAGATCAGCTGACCTTGCTGGACTGGTTCGAGGCGAACGTCGGTAAACCGGGACGAACCATCGCACTCGGTTCCTCGATGGGCGCGGCCCTTTCGGTACGGCTCGCCGAAGAGAATCCGGACCGGATCGACGGGGTGGCGGCGTTGTGCGGCCCGCTGGATCTGGCGGCGAGCTGGAACCTTTCCCTGGACGTCACCTTTGCCATCCGCACCCTGCTGGCTCCGGATTCGGACATCGATCTGGTGCGGCCGCGGGATCCGGCCACCGCCGCGCAGGCCCTGCAAACGGCGGTGGACGAGGCACTGGTCACACCGGAAGGGCGCGCCCGGCTCGCGCTGGCGGGCGCGGTCGGAAATGTGCCGTCCTGGAATTCCGCGTTCCACCCCGAACCGGACGCACTGGCCGACCGCGTCCGGCAAATGGCGGAACTGGCCTCGGTGCACATCTGGGGATTCGGCCCGACCTCCCGAGTGGACCTGGAACACCGGGCCGGTGGGAATCCGTCGTGGAACACCGGGATCGATTACGGGCGGCAGCTCGCCAAGTCCGAACAGCGGGAGCTGGTGCGCGAGGCGTACCGGGCCGCCGGATTGGACGTCGGCCCGGATCTGGCGCGGCTGGCCGAGGCGCCGAGAGTGGCCGCGGATCCGGCGGCGGTGGCCTGGATGGACCGTCACGGTGTGCCGGACGGCGTCACCCCGGCACCGGTGGTGACCTTGCACAACACCGCGGACGCCGCGGTCGCCGAACACGAACGCTGGTATTCCGGGCGGGTTCGCCGGTATGGTGCACCTGAGCGACTGCGACAGCTCTACGCCGATCGGGCCACCCATTGCGCGTTCACGCCGGCAGAGGAGATCGTCACGCTGCGCGTTTTGTTCGAGCGGATCGAAACGGGGCGGTGGCCGGAGCTTTCCCCGCGCGCGCTGAATGCGCAGGCCGGGCGCCTCGGCGGGGAGTACGGCACGGTTTACGACTATCCGACGAACAGTTACGGCCCGGCGGCGCCGGCGTTCACCCGCTTCACGCCTTCGCCGCCGCTTCGCCCTTCCTCCTGA
- a CDS encoding GNAT family N-acetyltransferase translates to MGETHEELVTGRLSLRRPVPGDIDAIHAIHRDPLACAHNPSDQLTARDEAEQLFHRWDAHWSSHGFGYWTVRTAGAPGPAGFCGLKVMEFRDRMVLNLFYRFAPAHWGAGLGTEAATAVVEWAAAHRPDHSVIARVRPANTASAKVAARAGLTRAAHLDGPGHDGHDLIFTAGNSPG, encoded by the coding sequence ATGGGGGAGACCCACGAGGAACTGGTGACCGGGCGGTTGAGCCTGCGCCGGCCGGTTCCCGGTGACATCGACGCCATCCACGCCATTCACCGCGATCCGCTGGCCTGTGCGCACAATCCGTCCGACCAGCTCACCGCGCGTGACGAAGCGGAACAGCTTTTCCACCGGTGGGACGCACACTGGTCCAGCCACGGCTTCGGCTATTGGACCGTGCGCACGGCAGGCGCTCCCGGCCCGGCCGGTTTCTGCGGGCTGAAGGTGATGGAGTTCCGCGACCGGATGGTGCTCAACCTCTTCTACCGCTTCGCCCCGGCGCACTGGGGTGCCGGCCTGGGTACCGAGGCAGCCACCGCGGTGGTGGAATGGGCCGCCGCGCACCGGCCGGACCATTCCGTGATCGCCAGGGTGCGCCCGGCGAACACCGCTTCGGCGAAGGTCGCCGCCCGGGCAGGCCTGACCAGAGCCGCCCACCTGGACGGCCCCGGCCACGACGGTCACGACCTCATCTTCACCGCGGGGAATTCGCCCGGTTAG